The stretch of DNA CACCTGCACCGCGTCGAACACGTCGCGCCCGGCCAGGTCGATGGCGGTCGCTTTTTCGAACGAGAGATCGATGCCGGCCTTCTGGGCCGAGATCAGTGCGCGCACCACTTCCTTCACGTGGCCGCCGGCCATGTAATGCGCCTCGAGCAACGAGGTGTTGATATCGATGCCGGCCTGATGCGCCGCGATGAGCGGCATAATGATCACATCGGGCGGCACGCGGCGCAGCCGCATCCCGACCAGATCCTGGACCAGCTTGATGCGCACGCCGGAGAATATCGCCGTGACCCACAGCCGCACGGGGACCATGTACATGATGTACCCGATCGCGATAACGGCCAGAATCAGGAGAAAAAGGGCGAAAGCGCCCAGCGAAGCGATATATTCTTCCATATGCGAAGCGACGACGTTACGGCCTCGGGCCGATCCAGATCACACCCCATGATAACCGCCACCCCACACAGGAAGCAAGGCGCGGGCATGAAAAAGCCGCGGGGGGAGTCGAAGCAGAGGCGCGATGCCGTCCGCGCGAGCCGAGCCGGGGCCTGCCGGCGCCGCATTAACACCTCCCTGCCGGCGCCGATACTAGGGCTTCCGGGCGCGCGACCGTTTCGCCCGCCAGCGTGTGCCGACCTAGAAGCAAGCCCATGACGAACGATCTCGATGTTCTGCTGGTCGAAGACTCCGCGTTCTTTCGCGATGTGATCCTCGCGTACCTGAGGCCGCTCAACCTCAAGATCGAGATGGCGGACAACGGCTCGAACGCGATAGAAATCCTGACGCGGCTTCCCATTCCTCGCCTCATCATCTGCGACGTGCACATGCCGGACATGGACGGTATCGAGCTGACGCGCCGCCTCCGCATGCTGCCTCCGCCGTACGAGCCCTACATCCTCATGCTGACGTCGAGCGCCGACGTGGCGACGGTGAAGGAAGCGATGCAGGCCGGCGCCAACGGGTATGTCGTCAAGCTCCCTCCCCGGGAGGAGTTTGTGAAACGCATCTATGGCATCCTGACGGCACGGCCGCGCGCGACGGCTTGAGTCCGGGCTCCAGCCCCGATGAGGGCGCGATACACGCCCTCACCGCACCGCGCGATCGGCCAGCATGCGATTGATGATACCCGCCCAGATGTACGTCCGGTGATAGCCGGCCCAGGCCTCGTCCGGACTATAAAACTCCCACAGGTTGTGCGTCGACCTCAGGCCGGCGATCAGCGCCTCCGCGTTTTTCTGTGTCAGCGCATCGGCTTCGCGATCGTAGCCGTAGGCCCGCAGACCGTGGTAGATCAGGTAATTCCACTCCACCCACACGGGACCATTCCAGTAGCCTTTCGGATGGTAGTAGGGGTCGTCGGCCGCGAGCGAGGGGATGCCGTAGGGGCGCCAGAACGACGTGGTGTCGGTCAGATGCCGCACCAGAGCCGCCGCCTGGGATGAATCCGCGATGCCGGCCCAGAGCGGCAAAAAGCCGATGATCTCCTTCCGTTTCAGATCGTTCTCGGTCGAGTACGAAAAATCGTTGTCCCGCCGGTCGATGTTGTAATAAAACGCGGTCTCCGGATCCCACATGAACCGGTTGATGAGGGCCGCCCGGCGCTCGTGATCGGCGCGCCATTCCGCCGCTTCTTCGGCAAGCCCGAGTTCGAGCGCCATCGCTTCGAGCGATTTCGCCTCCATCACGAGCATGCTGTTCACGTCCACCCCGTCGAACTGCGCCGGCCAGCCGACTTCGTCCCACACGGCCACCGCGGCATCGCGCACCGATTCGAGGACGGCGTGCCCGCCCCACTCGGCCAATCCGTCGCCATCGGCGTCGCGGTTCGACACATAAAAGCGGTAGAACCGGGCGGACGACGCGTACATCGTTTCGAGAAACGCCCGATCGCCCGTCTCGCGATAGACCTCGTAGTTCTGCCAGGCATACCAGGGGGCCGACGACGTCAGGGTGTCGTTGTGCAGGATGACTTCGTTCAGGTAGGCGCCGGTCCGGTAGTTGATGTATCCGT from Rhodothermales bacterium encodes:
- a CDS encoding response regulator is translated as MTNDLDVLLVEDSAFFRDVILAYLRPLNLKIEMADNGSNAIEILTRLPIPRLIICDVHMPDMDGIELTRRLRMLPPPYEPYILMLTSSADVATVKEAMQAGANGYVVKLPPREEFVKRIYGILTARPRATA
- a CDS encoding trehalase family glycosidase, producing the protein MELGWLGDVRPGDTYDVQFFSEAGRLGRRVGYAVPPGRTDARMDGHLEAYDGPPIPTQVRMEAGLLSWASEGAVNIYRRRYPESVYTLQATVTDARTWSDAAMEPGALYGYVLTGLDAMGEPGMHSVEATSLPASRFVDHVARGEAGVSNAMVRVVAYQESVTLEPGATHTLRVVRLVQPEREDPARLLEAGRRALAEPLDAYLAADRAWQAGLRLDRFRDRDERLLFLSAANMMTQVFYPPEGEASYPYYVFSREPTWGWGHGGQVFHESLTMLAYAQIDPKGAMDSQRLYAERQHPNGYINYRTGAYLNEVILHNDTLTSSAPWYAWQNYEVYRETGDRAFLETMYASSARFYRFYVSNRDADGDGLAEWGGHAVLESVRDAAVAVWDEVGWPAQFDGVDVNSMLVMEAKSLEAMALELGLAEEAAEWRADHERRAALINRFMWDPETAFYYNIDRRDNDFSYSTENDLKRKEIIGFLPLWAGIADSSQAAALVRHLTDTTSFWRPYGIPSLAADDPYYHPKGYWNGPVWVEWNYLIYHGLRAYGYDREADALTQKNAEALIAGLRSTHNLWEFYSPDEAWAGYHRTYIWAGIINRMLADRAVR